GGGGCAGCACTTTGTCTTTTTCTGCCTGTGTTTTCTTCGTCtttcgccatcctcaccttGGTATTTATTACTGCCATATAATAGGACTGAAGATGCTCAGCCCAGACCGTATATTTTCTGTACATACATATCCTCATAGCGCTTGAGTTATGGTGACATTTGTTACCAGCTGAATATAGAATTATCCCAAAGCAGCAGAACCACGTCTCCTTACTAATGGTTATGCCCGCGAGCAACGTCTAGCTCTCTCCCCTTACTTTACTTCCAACCTAAGCCCTACGCCGCACTCTCACCATGAAGTCTTTGTTGCACGCCACGCCCCCTCGATCGACATATTTGCCAGCCGAGACAACCTCAAAGTCAAACCTTCTCACAATTTCGGGCAAAACCTTGTACATCTCCATCATGGCAATTTCCTTCCCCAGACAAACTCTTGGTCCCATGCTGAACACGAAATTCGCCGCCTCCATCTCGGCTCGACGTTTCTCGTTGCCATTAAGCCACCTCTCAGGCTCGAAAGCCTCGGCGTCGGGGCCATACAATTCGGGATCACGACCCACGACGTATGGATGGCTGCACACCTCTGCTCCTTGAGGAACATGCACCCCGTCAATGACGGTGCCGCCCTTTTCGAGAATAATGCGCCCGAACAGATTCGGAGCAGGAGGGTTGACTCTCAGTCCCTCCTTGATGCAAGCAACAAAATACGGCAGATGCCGTTTGGTCTCCTCATACAGCACCGGCGTAGACAGCAAACCCTTCTCATCTGCCACCTCGATCTCCTTTCTTGCCTTTTTCATACACTCGCTGTGCTCCAACATTAATCGCAGCACCGCCCCGAGCCCGCTACCCGTTGTGTCCGCCCCGGCCTGGATCAGAAGCGTGGCGTGGGCCTCCTTTTGCGCCCTGGTCAACGGCTCGCCGTTCCCATCTCGTGCGTCAAGGGTATAGTCGAGGTAATCCCTCattttcccctcccccccgatCCCTTGTTCTCGTTCTTGTTCCCGCTGGGCAACGCCAAGTTTGGCTTGT
The window above is part of the Podospora bellae-mahoneyi strain CBS 112042 chromosome 3, whole genome shotgun sequence genome. Proteins encoded here:
- a CDS encoding hypothetical protein (EggNog:ENOG503NZ48; COG:Q); translated protein: MLSPTQLLLLPPTLLLCLVIRRILTNFFFHPLSSFPAPFYTRLTSLPLAVLSLLGREPEFLHNLTKKYPPSTRAVFITPTLLFFPHASSLKPIYWSPTHNHKGSLYGTGALGPTSLFSTIPAEDHKSLRKSLGGAHWSVSYLKTSQEPRIDNLVTFFVNQLSLLPPDHEPFQMGEKLAQFAADVMTLLVFGKPWGFIAHDRDERRLLSAFRESLPMFAFAARCNSFRELILSSPWIRGLIMPKVDDKTGSGYLASQAKLGVAQREQEREQGIGGEGKMRDYLDYTLDARDGNGEPLTRAQKEAHATLLIQAGADTTGSGLGAVLRLMLEHSECMKKARKEIEVADEKGLLSTPVLYEETKRHLPYFVACIKEGLRVNPPAPNLFGRIILEKGGTVIDGVHVPQGAEVCSHPYVVGRDPELYGPDAEAFEPERWLNGNEKRRAEMEAANFVFSMGPRVCLGKEIAMMEMYKVLPEIVRRFDFEVVSAGKYVDRGGVACNKDFMVRVRRRA